From the genome of Cryptococcus neoformans var. neoformans B-3501A chromosome 1, whole genome shotgun sequence, one region includes:
- a CDS encoding hypothetical protein (Similar to gi|40742893|gb|EAA62083.1| hypothetical protein AN7503.2 [Aspergillus nidulans FGSC A4], FASTA scores: opt: 736, E(): 4.9e-30, (34.458% identity (59.880% similar) in 830 aa overlap (1-780:21-720))) encodes MSDPRFASVKTDPRFRRPKQKNLKVEIDERFRDVLESEEFGGKTKGGAKVDKRGRPVTASHKADQLKRFYRLKSPEAAEGEGEGFIDYARGEGALYSSGSEDESDEDESEVEEEELEVGGKKKVRLPAMSESESESDDDHLDIDLSENEETSVLPPETDEIPSDNESETEPVDPTKRIAVVNLDWDNMQAADLYAVFNSFLTRPATKGEVKAPSALGKLLRVRIYPSEFGKERMAKEEQEGPGGGIFIGSKKKRDNKKERISIARKEESDDEEGNEEEDDEEEENEVSDEDSDEEDEGDTEEENEDNYDKPARKSNDKLHKEIDGLEIFSDVGSEAGSEDIDMDQLRQYQLERLRYYYAIATFSSVAAAEYVMNECNGTEFEQTANILDLSYVPEDMTFDEDSVKDEADKEPKAYKGNDFVTDALRHSKVKLTWDQDDPNRIKMTRRTLTREEIEEQDFQNLVAASGSEVEESDFDDDEGAGGESKKDKKKKMKERKEKLRNLLLAGGDDEDGVTDVWGKAGTAWANELEDIKSAALKDRSKSASKKAKKGEDLEITFRPGLSVAKGDGGEENMTSLERYQLRMKEKKQRKKEKMELKAAARERGDEEKTDGQDEFFGSDSSEEEEEQQPKPKSKPKSLEPTLPDEDDLAAIVGTNEPDSNFSMKDIIKTEKEAGKKRRRRKGKKGEQERDVELGPDDWKIDVKDDRFKALHEEPEFAIDPSNPHFVKTKAMQDLLAERTRRRNNQKKIEPEGRKSATGVKNVEQKEQDLDSLVASVKRKMDQNQHKAKRKRTRK; translated from the exons ATGTCCGATCCACGTTTCGCCAGCGTCAAAACCGATCCCAGATTCCGAAGGCCTAAGCAGAAGAACCTCAAGGTCGAAATCGATGAGCGTTTCAGAGATGTTTTAGAGAGCGAAGAGTTTGGTGGCAAAACTAAGGGCGGAG CCAAAGTCGACAAACGTGGTCGACCCGTCACTGCGTCACATAAAGCCGACCAGCTCAAGCGTTTCTATCGTCTCAAATCCCCTGAGGCGGCCGAGGGCGAGGGGGAAGGCTTTATCGATTACGCTCGTGGTGAAGGCGCTCTGTACTCATCAGGATCCGAAGATGAGagtgacgaagatgaaagtgaggtggaagaggaggagctCGAAgttggagggaagaagaaagtgCGGTTACCGGCCATGAGCGAATCCGAGTCTGAgtctgatgatgatcatcTCGATATCGATCTTTCTGAAAACGAAGAAACTTCTGTTCTCCCTCCTGAGACAGATGAAATACCTTCTGACAATGAGTCTGAGACCGAGCCCGTCGATCCTACCAAACGTATCGCCGTTGTCAACCTCGATTGGGACAACATGCAAGCTGCCGACCTTTACGCCGTTTTTAATTCTTTCCTCACAAGACCTGCTACCAAGGGCGAAGTGAAAGCTCCATCTGCGTTGGGTAAGCTTCTGAGGGTCAGGATCTACCCAAGCGAATTCGGTAAGGAAAGGAtggcgaaggaagagcaggaagGCCCTGGCGGTGGTATCTTCATAgggagcaagaagaagagggacaacaagaaggaaCGTATTTCTATcgccaggaaggaagaaagtgatgacgaagagggaaatgaggaggaagacgatgaagaagaagaaaatgaggTCAGCGATGAGGACTctgacgaggaggacgagggagacactgaggaagagaacgaAGACAACTACGACAAGCCGGCCCGCAAGTCCAACGACAAACTTCACAAGGAGATCGACGGTCTGGAAATTTTTTCTGACGTTGGGTCCGAGGCTGGTTCTGAGGATATTGATATGGACCAGTTGCGGCAGTATCAGCTTGAAAGATTACG ATACTACTACGCCATTGCGACTTTCTCCAGTGTTGCTGCAGCAGAATACGTCATGAACGAGTGCAATGGTACCGAATTTGAGCAGACCGCCAATATATTGGATTTAAGTTACGTGCCCGAGGACATGACTTTTGATGAGGACTCTGTCAA GGATGAAGCAGATAAGGAGCCTAAAGCCTACAAGGGTAATGACTTCGTTACCGAC GCTCTTCGACACTCCAAAGTCAAGCTTACTTGGGACCAAGACGATCCCAACAGAATTAAGATGACTCGACGAACTCTTACTCGAGAAGAAATTGAAGAGCAGGATTTCCAAAATCTTGTTGCTGCCTCTGGAAGTGAAGTTGAAGAGTCTGActttgacgatgacgaaGGTGCGGGAGGcgagagcaagaaggacaagaagaagaagatgaaggagagaaaggaaaagctcagaaatcttcttctcgctggtggagatgacgaggatggagTCACTGATGTTTGGGGCAAAGCTGGAACAGCGTGGGCGAATGAGCTTGAGGATATTAAATCTGCCGCTCTGAAGGACAGGTCCAAGTCTGCTTCCAAAAAGGCtaagaagggagaagatcTTGAGATCACATTCCGTCCTGGTCTTTCCGTTGCCAAAGGGGATGGGGGTGAGGAGAATATGACTTCCTTAGAGAGATACCAGTTGagaatgaaagagaagaagcagagaaagaaggagaagatggagttGAAGGCTGCGGCCAGAGAAAGGGgcgatgaggagaagacaGATGGCCAAGATGAGTTTTTCGGCAGCGATTCttcagaagaggaggaggagcaacAACCCAAGCCCAAGTCTAAGCCTAAATCTCTTGAACCCACCCTTCCAGATGAGGACGATCTCGCTGCTATCGTCGGTACCAACGAACCTGACTCAAATTTCTCTATGAAAGATATCATCAAAAccgagaaggaggctggTAAGAAgcgaaggaggagaaagggcAAAAAGGGAGAGCAAGAAAGAGATGTCGAACTTGGTCCCGATGACTGGAAAATTGATGTTAAGGACGATCGATTCAAGGCTTTGCATGAAGAGCCAGAATTTGCTATTGATCCTAGTAACCCTCA CTTCGTCAAGACAAAGGCTATGCAGGATCTCCTTGCAGAACGGACCCGTCGCCGTAACAATCAAAAGAAAATTGAGCCCGAAGGACGCAAGTCTGCAACCGGTGTTAAGAATGTTGAGCAGAAAGAGCAGGATTTGGATTCTTTGGTGGCTAGCGTGAAGCGGAAGATGGATCAGAACCAGCATAAAgcgaagagaaagaggacaaggaagTAG